A window of the Eubalaena glacialis isolate mEubGla1 chromosome 9, mEubGla1.1.hap2.+ XY, whole genome shotgun sequence genome harbors these coding sequences:
- the LOC133097574 gene encoding inactive polypeptide N-acetylgalactosaminyltransferase-like protein 5, which translates to KQYASNLRSASTVICFHNEVFNVLFQTVSSVMTLTPQHILEEIILVDDMSEFDDLKEKLDYHVEIFRGKIKLIRNKKREGLIRARLIGESHASGDVLMLLDSHCKVNKVWLEPLLNAIAKDPHMEVCPLIDAIDYVTLEYQPSPVVRGAFNWYLQFKRDRVFSYEMDGPEGPTRPIQSPAMAGGSCAVNRHYFNAIGKYHKGMNLWGGEHLELSLRIWMCGGQLFILPCSRVGHIDKQHFANHTGIVKALVYNNLRLAHIWLDEYKVKGTMNTR; encoded by the coding sequence aagcagtatgcATCCAACCTACGTAGTGCCAgcactgtcatttgtttccacaATGAAGTATTTAATGTCTTGTTTCAGACAGTGTCCAGTGTCATGACTCTCACTCCACAGCATATCCTTGAAGAAATTATTTTGGTAGATGACATGAGTGAATTTGATGATTTGAAAGAGAAACTAGACTACCATGTGGAAATTTTTCGGGGAAAGATTAaattaataagaaacaaaaagagagagggaCTGATTCGAGCAAGGCTGATTGGAGAATCGCATGCTTCAGGGGACGTTCTGATGCTCCTGGATAGCCACTGCAAGGTGAATAAAGTATGGCTGGAGCCCTTGCTGAATGCCATTGCCAAGGACCCCCACATGGAGGTGTGTCCTCTGATAGATGCCATTGATTATGTGACCCTGGAATACCAGCCCTCTCCTGTTGTCAGGGGAGCTTTCAACTGGTATCTGCAATTTAAACGGGATCGTGTCTTCTCTTATGAGATGGATGGACCAGAAGGACCCACTAGACCTATCCAATCACCTGCAATGGCTGGAGGAAGTTGTGCTGTAAATAGGCATTATTTTAATGCAATCGGAAAGTACCACAAGGGCATGAATCTCTGGGGAGGAGAACATTTGGAACTTTCACTACGGATCTGGATGTGTGGAGGCCAACTCTTTATACTCCCCTGCTCTCGAGTAGGACATATCGATAAGCAACACTTTGCAAACCACACTGGAATTGTAAAAGCCTTGGTATATAACAATCTCAGACTGGCGCACATTTGGCTAGATGAATACAAGGTGAAGGGTACGATGAATACAAGGTGA